The Bradyrhizobium diazoefficiens genome contains the following window.
CGTCTTGCCTTCGGGGCGCTGCGCGATCAGGACGCGCTTGTCGGCGTCGACGAGCGCGCACGCCACAACAAGAGTTAGTTTCAGGTCGGCCATGTCCTAGGACCGATAATCCCCGTTGATCGCGATATATTCCTTGGTGAGGTCGCAGGTCAGCACGCGGTCGCGACCTTTGCCGAGGCCGAGCGAGACCTTGATCGCGATCTCCGGCGCCTTCATCGCTTCCGATACCTGCGTCTCGTCGTAAGACGGATCGCGCGCGCCGCTTTTGGCGACGCGGATGCCGTTGAAGGAGATCGACAGCTTGTCGCGATCGGCCGGCTCGCCGGCCTTGCCGACCGCCATCACCACGCGACCCCAATTGGCGTCCTCGCCGGCGATCGCGGTCTTCACCAGCGGCGAGTTGGCGATCGACATCGCGATCTTGCGTGCGGAAGCCTTGGTCTTGGCGCCCTCGACTGTGATCTCGACCAGCTTGCGCGCGCCTTCGCCGTCGCGAGCGACCTGCTCGGCGAGATTGGCGAGCACCTGATTGAACGCCTTGCCGAACGCCTTCAGGCGCGGGTCGCTGGCGCGGCTGATTTTTGGTGCGCCATGTTCGGCCGCGGCGCCCGTTGCGAACGCCAGCAGCGTATCCGAGGTCGAGGTGTCGCCGTCGATTGTCACCGCATTGAAGGTGTCCTCGACGCCGGCCTTGAGCAACGCCTGGAGCGCGGCGGGCGCGATCGGTGCGTCGGTGAAGATGAAGGACAGCATCGTCGCCATGTCGGGCGCGATCATGCCGGCGCCCTTGGCCATGCCGTTGATGGTGACCTTGGCCTTGCCGAGCTTCACGGTCGCGGTCGCGACCTTGGGGAAGGTGTCGGTGGTCATGATCGCCTTGGCGGCGGCGAGGTAGTCGCCGGGCTCGGCGGTCTCGGCGAGGCGGCCGAGCACGCCGTCGAATTTGCTTGCATCCAGCGGCTCGCCGATCACGCCGGTCGAGGCCAGGAAGATCTCGCTCTCGCTGCAGCCGACGGCCTTGGCCGCGATCTTCGCGGTCAGCGCGGTGGAGCCGCGGCCGGTCTTGCCGGTGAAGGCATTGGC
Protein-coding sequences here:
- the argJ gene encoding bifunctional glutamate N-acetyltransferase/amino-acid acetyltransferase ArgJ; this encodes MSSSVSPLAPKHVPDMPLIAGVRLATAEAGIRYKNRTDVLLAVMDKGTAVAGVFTKSKCPSAPVEWCRAKLKGGKARALVVNSGNANAFTGKTGRGSTALTAKIAAKAVGCSESEIFLASTGVIGEPLDASKFDGVLGRLAETAEPGDYLAAAKAIMTTDTFPKVATATVKLGKAKVTINGMAKGAGMIAPDMATMLSFIFTDAPIAPAALQALLKAGVEDTFNAVTIDGDTSTSDTLLAFATGAAAEHGAPKISRASDPRLKAFGKAFNQVLANLAEQVARDGEGARKLVEITVEGAKTKASARKIAMSIANSPLVKTAIAGEDANWGRVVMAVGKAGEPADRDKLSISFNGIRVAKSGARDPSYDETQVSEAMKAPEIAIKVSLGLGKGRDRVLTCDLTKEYIAINGDYRS